A single Spiroplasma floricola 23-6 DNA region contains:
- a CDS encoding endo-beta-N-acetylglucosaminidase: protein MKKLLSLFLSIPLLISPTTSLISCSIGSRGTNYFLSNLPNFNWNDPELGDGIIYDNYSNPVNVNLTNSNIENVEPKNLNSFLNYDEFNTGFQWNQNIKKQAVTGVPLNKGFMPNGNFASDFGVESKAQSYRRLNGILDWNPNTDNDAKFNTSNEELKQRVVVPNRISANQDERLKYNPLGFSSRKHRTFDNTIVGTKNPFENSTTNWQYINEFINWSGSWFEGPIVPPPADVVDFAHKNGTPVYGNIFLDGYHGLTREMIRSFILKDNKGNYKIVDVLINIAKSLGFDGWFINNEANGQLPNGTILDYNEMFEIIRQFQQKTATSKDEKIKNLELYYYRNDATLAENNGVYSDKEMVKMADANYLTGDNKKTIKMQVNFGELPESSKYFREEHKEYQQNDIFTMVDQGFNNFLYGSFDFKELAYKYDRAKQEYDPSVYAGFSSYLDNGSGIFANEAYNYVKNNSNDEIRNYLFANQVGNLFNDIQFSGTNLFVSSTNKGLSKNELSQKLKSSEFNRNAFIADPRVKLENKGSLQRDVPNSIFDTVYDYKSNNSKTNTNSYGIADLIPEQTVITDQNLLKSDFKTNFSTGNGIKFKTDEYTIEDYPWTNRRLADVLPTYRWRIYDKENSNRALPIDQFYGGFDYDEVYNKGNSIAIGSGFDEKGKILPVNEWDTNKTYNWDILGTDFSNKDKKIELVYKTDSDSLENMKLNLTIVNKETNSTRKKEVENKNYKKLNSDWTKIESDLNNLNLSTSETIAGIGLTFKPKKKEFKLNVGEVQIINQSSFYKNLKTENQNINLEVEYAIKRKNLETYNLRLSWEYFKDKNFDYFEILTFFDNKWYRVGETTSTNYFLKDLKAQEDKILLCIRPKSKTNIESENYKFFINL, encoded by the coding sequence ATGAAAAAATTATTATCTCTTTTTTTATCAATTCCACTTTTAATTTCTCCAACAACATCACTTATTTCGTGTTCTATTGGAAGTAGAGGAACTAATTATTTTTTGTCAAATTTACCAAATTTTAATTGAAATGATCCAGAGCTTGGAGATGGAATAATTTATGATAATTATTCAAATCCAGTAAATGTAAATTTAACAAACAGTAATATTGAAAATGTAGAGCCTAAAAATCTAAACTCTTTTTTAAATTATGATGAATTTAATACAGGTTTTCAATGAAATCAAAATATTAAAAAACAAGCAGTAACAGGAGTTCCATTAAATAAAGGGTTTATGCCAAATGGAAATTTTGCATCTGATTTTGGTGTTGAATCAAAAGCTCAATCATATCGTAGATTAAATGGTATTTTAGATTGAAATCCCAATACAGATAATGATGCAAAATTTAATACTTCAAATGAAGAATTAAAACAAAGAGTTGTAGTACCAAATAGAATTTCAGCTAATCAAGATGAGCGTTTAAAGTATAATCCATTAGGCTTCTCTTCAAGAAAACACAGAACTTTTGATAATACAATAGTTGGTACTAAAAATCCATTTGAAAACTCTACAACAAATTGACAATATATCAATGAATTTATAAACTGATCAGGGTCATGATTTGAAGGACCAATAGTTCCTCCTCCAGCTGATGTTGTTGATTTTGCTCATAAAAATGGTACACCAGTTTATGGAAATATTTTTTTAGATGGCTATCACGGTCTAACAAGAGAAATGATTAGAAGCTTTATTTTAAAAGATAATAAAGGAAATTACAAAATTGTTGATGTACTAATAAATATTGCAAAAAGTTTAGGTTTTGATGGATGATTTATTAACAATGAAGCTAATGGTCAACTTCCAAATGGAACAATTCTTGATTATAATGAAATGTTTGAAATAATAAGACAATTTCAACAAAAGACAGCCACTTCTAAAGATGAAAAAATCAAAAATTTAGAATTATATTATTATAGAAATGATGCTACTTTAGCAGAAAATAATGGAGTTTATTCAGATAAAGAAATGGTTAAAATGGCAGATGCTAATTATCTAACTGGAGATAATAAAAAAACAATAAAAATGCAAGTAAATTTTGGTGAATTGCCAGAAAGTTCAAAATATTTTAGAGAAGAGCATAAAGAATATCAACAAAATGATATTTTCACTATGGTTGACCAAGGATTTAATAATTTCTTATATGGTAGTTTTGATTTTAAAGAATTGGCATATAAATATGATCGTGCTAAACAAGAATATGATCCCAGTGTTTATGCAGGATTTTCTTCATATTTGGATAATGGTTCTGGAATATTTGCCAATGAAGCTTACAATTATGTTAAAAATAATTCAAATGATGAAATTAGAAATTACTTATTTGCAAATCAAGTTGGGAATTTATTTAATGATATTCAATTTAGTGGAACAAACTTGTTTGTTTCTAGTACAAATAAGGGTTTATCAAAAAATGAATTAAGTCAAAAATTAAAATCAAGTGAATTTAATAGAAATGCTTTTATTGCAGATCCGCGAGTTAAACTTGAAAATAAAGGTAGTTTGCAAAGAGATGTGCCAAATAGTATTTTTGATACAGTTTATGATTATAAAAGCAATAATTCTAAGACAAATACAAATAGCTATGGAATAGCAGATTTAATTCCTGAACAAACTGTAATAACTGATCAAAATTTATTAAAAAGTGATTTTAAAACAAATTTTTCAACTGGTAATGGAATTAAATTTAAAACAGATGAATATACAATAGAAGATTATCCTTGAACTAATAGGAGACTTGCAGATGTTCTACCAACTTATAGATGAAGAATTTATGACAAAGAAAATTCAAATCGAGCTTTACCTATTGATCAATTTTATGGTGGTTTTGATTATGATGAAGTATATAATAAAGGAAACTCAATAGCTATTGGAAGTGGATTTGATGAAAAAGGAAAAATACTTCCTGTTAATGAATGAGATACAAACAAAACTTATAACTGAGATATATTAGGAACTGATTTCTCAAATAAAGACAAAAAAATAGAATTAGTTTATAAAACTGATTCAGATAGTCTTGAAAATATGAAATTAAATTTAACAATAGTCAATAAAGAAACTAATTCTACAAGAAAAAAAGAAGTAGAAAATAAAAATTATAAAAAATTAAATAGTGATTGAACTAAAATTGAAAGTGATTTAAATAATTTGAATTTAAGTACTTCTGAAACAATAGCAGGAATAGGATTAACTTTTAAACCTAAAAAGAAAGAATTTAAATTAAATGTGGGAGAAGTTCAAATAATTAATCAAAGCAGTTTTTATAAAAATTTAAAAACAGAAAATCAAAATATAAATCTTGAAGTAGAGTATGCAATTAAAAGAAAGAATTTAGAAACATATAATTTACGCTTATCATGAGAATATTTTAAAGATAAAAATTTTGATTACTTTGAAATTTTAACTTTTTTTGATAATAAGTGATATCGAGTAGGTGAAACAACATCAACAAACTATTTCTTAAAAGATTTAAAAGCACAGGAAGATAAAATTTTATTGTGTATTAGACCAAAAAGTAAAACAAATATAGAAAGTGAGAATTATAAATTTTTTATAAATTTATAA